A single region of the Marinobacter salinisoli genome encodes:
- the gspG gene encoding type II secretion system major pseudopilin GspG: MTNATVTHHKSQARGRQGGFTLIEIMVVMVILGLLVAIVAPNIMGRSDQAKVTVAETQLSNIANALDLYRLDNSQYPSTQQGLEALVTKPSGSPEPKNWNPDGYLKSVPEDPWGTEYQYVSPGTEGPYDLYSFGADGQEGGDGDAEDISVWETKE, from the coding sequence ATGACAAATGCAACAGTGACACACCACAAATCCCAAGCCCGTGGCCGTCAGGGCGGCTTCACGCTGATCGAAATCATGGTGGTCATGGTCATTCTCGGCCTTCTGGTCGCCATCGTCGCACCCAACATCATGGGGCGAAGCGACCAGGCGAAAGTCACGGTGGCCGAAACACAACTGAGCAACATCGCAAACGCCCTCGACCTGTATCGCCTGGATAACAGCCAGTACCCGTCAACACAGCAGGGTCTTGAGGCACTGGTAACCAAGCCCAGTGGCAGCCCGGAGCCAAAAAACTGGAACCCGGACGGCTACCTGAAGAGCGTCCCCGAAGATCCGTGGGGTACCGAATACCAGTACGTCAGCCCGGGCACTGAAGGCCCTTACGATCTGTATTCGTTCGGCGCCGATGGCCAGGAAGGCGGTGACGGAGATGCCGAAGATATCAGCGTCTGGGAAACCAAGGAATAA
- the gspF gene encoding type II secretion system inner membrane protein GspF: MPAFEYKALDSRGKQKQGVLEGDAARAVRQQLREKGLTPLSVEPAVQKQARSNPLSSRGSLAAADLALVTRQLATLIQSGIPIEQALSAAAQQSSKPRIRSMLIAIRAKVMEGYSLAESLGEFPRAFPRLYRSTVAAGEHAGHLDLVLNRLADYTEGRQEARQKIQLAAIYPIILSFVAIAIVVFLLTYVVPDIIDVFLRQGQELPALTMAMLSVSEFLADYGIYLLILLVIAFIAFRIALRKPAFRERFHKSLLHMPLFSGMVRGVNTARYASTLSILTTSGVPLVEAMRIAGEVLSNDFLRAELRSAAKTVSEGGSLHRSLDQTGYFPPMMLHMIASGEASGELDSMLERTARMQENTLQSKIAAIVGLFEPLMLLVMGVVVLIIVLAIMLPILNMSNLVG, translated from the coding sequence ATGCCCGCATTCGAATACAAGGCGCTCGATTCCCGCGGCAAACAAAAACAGGGGGTTCTGGAGGGTGATGCCGCGCGTGCTGTGCGACAGCAACTGCGGGAAAAAGGTCTTACACCGCTCTCAGTGGAACCGGCCGTTCAGAAACAGGCGCGCAGCAATCCGCTGAGCAGCCGGGGCAGTCTTGCTGCCGCTGATCTGGCTCTGGTTACCCGCCAGTTGGCCACCCTCATCCAGTCCGGCATTCCCATCGAACAGGCGCTGTCGGCGGCGGCACAGCAGTCAAGCAAACCCCGCATCCGAAGCATGCTTATTGCGATTCGCGCCAAGGTAATGGAAGGCTATAGCCTTGCCGAAAGCCTGGGCGAGTTCCCCCGGGCGTTTCCAAGGCTGTATCGCTCAACCGTGGCAGCTGGTGAACACGCCGGACATCTGGATCTGGTTCTGAACCGGCTGGCGGATTACACCGAGGGAAGGCAGGAAGCCCGGCAGAAAATTCAGCTCGCCGCCATTTACCCGATCATCCTCAGTTTCGTGGCCATCGCGATTGTCGTTTTCCTGCTGACCTACGTGGTCCCTGACATCATCGACGTATTCCTCAGGCAGGGGCAGGAATTGCCGGCGCTTACCATGGCCATGCTCTCGGTCTCGGAATTCCTGGCGGACTACGGAATCTACCTTCTGATCTTGCTGGTTATCGCGTTTATAGCCTTTCGAATTGCGTTGCGAAAACCCGCGTTCCGGGAACGGTTCCACAAGAGCCTACTTCACATGCCTCTGTTTTCCGGAATGGTACGCGGGGTGAATACCGCTCGCTACGCCAGCACACTGAGCATTTTGACGACAAGCGGTGTACCACTCGTGGAAGCAATGCGTATCGCCGGTGAAGTCTTGTCCAACGACTTTCTGCGCGCTGAACTCCGGTCAGCGGCCAAGACGGTTAGCGAGGGCGGTTCCTTGCACCGCTCACTGGATCAGACCGGCTACTTTCCCCCCATGATGCTGCACATGATTGCCAGCGGGGAGGCCAGTGGTGAACTGGATAGCATGCTTGAGCGGACAGCGAGGATGCAAGAAAACACCTTGCAGTCCAAAATAGCGGCAATCGTTGGGCTGTTCGAGCCCCTGATGCTACTGGTAATGGGTGTGGTGGTTCTGATCATTGTGCTGGCCATCATGCTTCCGATACTCAACATGAGCAACCTGGTGGGTTAG
- the gspE gene encoding type II secretion system ATPase GspE — protein MTTETDTQQQDAPLGRLPFTFAKRNGVILTRSEEGEPVILVRPGASHSALAEANRVSGGRAQFSTIDPDRFDHALNIAYQNDSAEAMQMVEGIGDDMDLASLAESVPETEDLLEQEDDAPIIRLINAILTEAVKSSASDVHIETYEKRLVVRFRVDGVLREVVQPKRALAPLLVSRIKVMAKLDIAEKRVPQDGRIALRVAGREVDIRVSTMPSSNGERVVLRLLDKQAGAIRLESLGMTGEDLKVLRKLIQRPYGILLVTGPTGSGKSTTLYASLQEINDRTRNILTVEDPIEYDLPGIGQTQVNPKVDMTFARGLRAILRQDPDVVMIGEIRDLETGEIAVQASLTGHLVLSTLHTNSAVGAITRLMDMGIEPFLISSSLVGIVAQRLVRVLCKECREPYTPTREHCEFLQLDPEMPPQIYRAKGCEHCNELGYRGRIGIYEVVEVTDEVRALIHRRAGELELEHEARKRGPSIHADGVRKILEGVTTVEEVLRVTHRSQ, from the coding sequence TTGACTACTGAAACCGACACCCAGCAGCAGGATGCTCCTCTCGGCCGTCTTCCTTTCACCTTTGCCAAGCGCAATGGTGTCATCCTGACACGCTCGGAAGAGGGCGAACCGGTCATTCTCGTCAGGCCGGGTGCTTCCCACTCCGCACTGGCCGAAGCCAACCGGGTCAGTGGTGGTCGGGCGCAGTTCTCGACCATTGATCCCGACCGCTTTGATCACGCCCTGAACATTGCCTACCAGAACGATTCGGCAGAAGCCATGCAGATGGTCGAAGGCATCGGTGACGATATGGATCTGGCCTCCCTGGCGGAGTCGGTTCCCGAAACCGAAGACCTCCTGGAACAGGAAGACGACGCTCCGATCATACGATTGATCAACGCAATCCTGACCGAAGCGGTCAAAAGCAGTGCATCGGACGTTCATATCGAAACCTACGAGAAGCGGCTGGTTGTCCGGTTCCGGGTCGATGGGGTTCTCAGGGAAGTGGTTCAGCCCAAGCGTGCGCTGGCGCCTCTTCTTGTTTCCCGTATCAAAGTCATGGCGAAACTGGATATCGCTGAGAAGCGGGTGCCCCAGGATGGCCGTATTGCGCTGAGAGTGGCGGGCCGTGAAGTGGATATCCGGGTGTCCACCATGCCGTCCTCGAATGGTGAGCGGGTCGTTCTCCGTCTTCTGGATAAACAGGCAGGCGCAATCCGGCTGGAGTCGCTGGGGATGACCGGCGAAGACCTCAAGGTTTTGCGCAAACTGATTCAGCGGCCTTACGGGATCCTGCTGGTCACAGGGCCAACCGGTTCTGGTAAGTCCACCACGTTGTATGCGTCGTTGCAGGAGATCAACGACCGTACCAGAAATATTCTCACCGTCGAAGATCCGATCGAGTATGACCTGCCGGGCATAGGGCAGACCCAGGTGAATCCGAAGGTCGATATGACCTTCGCGCGCGGCCTTCGGGCCATCCTGCGTCAAGACCCGGATGTGGTGATGATCGGGGAAATTCGCGACCTTGAAACCGGTGAAATCGCGGTTCAGGCCAGTTTAACGGGCCACCTGGTGTTATCTACGTTGCATACCAATTCCGCCGTCGGTGCCATCACGCGCTTGATGGATATGGGCATCGAACCCTTCCTGATTTCATCCTCTTTGGTGGGCATTGTCGCGCAGCGATTGGTCCGGGTGCTCTGCAAAGAATGCCGGGAGCCCTACACGCCGACTCGCGAGCACTGCGAATTCCTGCAACTGGATCCTGAAATGCCTCCGCAGATCTATCGGGCCAAAGGCTGCGAACACTGCAATGAGCTCGGCTACCGCGGACGTATCGGCATCTACGAGGTAGTGGAAGTGACCGACGAGGTTCGGGCGCTGATTCACAGACGTGCGGGGGAACTGGAACTGGAACACGAGGCGCGCAAACGTGGGCCCAGCATTCATGCGGACGGCGTACGGAAGATTCTGGAGGGGGTGACCACCGTGGAAGAGGTCTTGCGCGTCACCCACCGGAGCCAATAA
- a CDS encoding type II secretion system protein N, with amino-acid sequence MPLHNERLPLLLAVIAGAAMVIVTAWQAYSFWQSSQQTVTSPSQQESINAGSEARQRPEVNLGSLEFFGTASKDGEAKAVSTENLPKTNLRLFLRGVLAAEGEFPGSALIEDQKGNTDAYLVGDELPGNATLRSVHPNRVIIERSGKLENLFFPEDDNRSGLSVAANSDTRSSPSPSSRSSTSRSQPASQSGSSGQNDEARREEIRRRLEQLRERLRNNSN; translated from the coding sequence ATGCCCTTACACAACGAACGACTCCCGCTTCTGTTAGCTGTTATCGCGGGCGCCGCCATGGTCATTGTGACCGCCTGGCAGGCGTATAGTTTCTGGCAATCCAGCCAGCAGACGGTTACCAGTCCGAGCCAGCAGGAAAGCATAAATGCAGGCTCCGAAGCCCGCCAGCGCCCGGAGGTAAACCTGGGTTCACTGGAGTTTTTCGGAACAGCCTCCAAGGACGGCGAAGCAAAAGCGGTTAGCACCGAGAATCTGCCAAAAACCAATCTTCGCCTGTTTCTTCGCGGTGTGCTGGCCGCGGAAGGCGAGTTCCCCGGCAGTGCGTTGATCGAAGACCAGAAAGGCAACACGGATGCTTACCTGGTGGGCGATGAACTTCCCGGCAACGCGACACTGCGCTCCGTGCATCCGAATCGCGTCATTATTGAGCGCAGCGGAAAACTCGAAAACCTCTTCTTCCCTGAGGATGACAACCGTTCAGGACTCTCTGTCGCAGCCAACAGCGACACACGCTCCTCACCCTCACCCTCATCGCGATCATCCACGAGTCGTTCCCAGCCTGCCTCGCAGTCAGGCAGCTCCGGACAGAACGACGAAGCGAGACGTGAAGAAATCCGGCGCCGCCTGGAACAATTGCGGGAGCGGCTGCGGAATAACAGTAACTGA
- a CDS encoding transglutaminase-like cysteine peptidase, protein MMFAALAGAIELSSRLMDYVQNEFGAEAYERLENWQRLHSLAKNAPIKRQLKLVNTFFNRVRFINDIHHWGEEDYWATPIELLTTNGGDCEDFSIAKYLTLKAMGVPDAQLRIVYVKALELNQAHMVLAWYEHPEDDPLILDNLINDIKPASQRTDLEPVYSFNGDGLWLTKSGGRNERIGEPEKLKRWQALNERLTESLNL, encoded by the coding sequence ATGATGTTTGCAGCGCTGGCTGGGGCAATTGAGCTCAGCTCCCGGCTCATGGATTACGTACAAAATGAGTTCGGGGCGGAGGCCTATGAACGCCTGGAAAACTGGCAGCGCCTGCATAGCCTTGCCAAGAATGCGCCAATCAAACGACAGCTGAAACTGGTCAACACGTTCTTCAATCGGGTCCGGTTCATTAATGACATCCATCACTGGGGCGAGGAAGACTACTGGGCGACACCGATCGAATTACTGACAACCAATGGCGGCGATTGCGAAGACTTTTCCATCGCAAAATACCTCACACTCAAGGCCATGGGCGTTCCGGATGCCCAGCTCCGAATTGTTTACGTGAAAGCGCTGGAGCTGAATCAGGCTCATATGGTCTTGGCCTGGTACGAACACCCGGAAGACGATCCACTGATCCTCGATAACCTTATAAACGACATCAAGCCAGCCTCTCAAAGAACTGATTTAGAACCCGTTTATAGCTTTAACGGTGACGGTCTTTGGTTGACGAAGTCTGGCGGCAGAAACGAACGGATTGGGGAGCCGGAAAAGCTGAAGCGATGGCAGGCGCTCAACGAAAGGCTTACAGAATCGTTGAATCTCTGA
- a CDS encoding OsmC domain/YcaO domain-containing protein: MEIKVNFLDNLRLEAKFDDFTVITDQPIRYKGDGSAPSPFDYFLASSALCAAYFVRVYCLARDIPTENIRLSQNNIVDPENRYNQIFRIQVELPEDISEKDRQGILRSIDRCTVKKVVQTGPDFQIEVVESLDEDAQALLMVEADADHRTFIEGKDLPLEQTIATMTRILEDLGMKIEIASWRNIVPHVWSLHIRDAASPMCFTNGKGATKESALCSALGEFIERLNCNFFYNDQYFGEEIANAPFVHYPNERWFQPGPNDELPEGILDDYCLPIYDPEGELGGSNLIDTNSGNAGRGVCALPFVRHSDGETVYFPSNLIENLYLSNGMSAGNTVYEAQVQCLSEIFERAVKRQILEEEIALPDVPQQVLAKYPDLVEGIRALEAQGFPVLVKDASLGGQFPVACVTLMNPRTGGVFASFGAHPSMAVALERSLTELLQGRSFEGLNDVPPPTFNSLAVSEPNNFVEHFIDSTGVVSWRFFSAKADYDFCEWDFSGTNEQEAHTLLDILKEQGKEVYVAVYEELGAPACRILVPGYSEVYPVEDLIWDNTNKALDYREDILNLHRLSDNQLQALLDRLEESQIDEYTDIITLIGIEFDENTVWGQLTVLELKLLINLALQQHEEALERVEAFLQFNDNTVERGLFYQAMNAVLEIVLDEELELDDYQYNLQRMFGTETLGAVIGSVTGEVRFHGLTPTNMNLEGLDKHLRLVDSYRKLHAARAAKAGIPL; the protein is encoded by the coding sequence ATGGAAATCAAAGTTAACTTTCTCGACAATCTCAGACTTGAAGCCAAGTTTGACGACTTCACCGTCATTACCGACCAGCCGATTCGTTACAAAGGCGATGGTTCGGCACCCAGCCCCTTTGATTATTTCCTGGCGTCGTCAGCGCTGTGTGCCGCCTACTTTGTGCGCGTGTATTGTTTGGCTCGAGACATTCCAACGGAAAACATCCGCTTGTCTCAAAACAACATTGTCGACCCGGAAAATCGTTACAACCAGATTTTCCGGATTCAGGTAGAACTGCCTGAAGACATTTCGGAGAAAGACCGGCAGGGCATTCTCCGCTCGATAGACCGCTGCACGGTGAAGAAAGTCGTTCAGACCGGGCCGGATTTCCAGATTGAAGTGGTTGAAAGCCTGGACGAAGATGCACAAGCCCTGCTGATGGTGGAGGCAGACGCCGACCACAGAACCTTTATCGAGGGCAAGGATCTCCCGCTGGAGCAAACCATTGCCACGATGACGCGGATCCTGGAAGACCTGGGCATGAAAATTGAAATTGCCTCCTGGCGGAACATCGTTCCCCACGTCTGGTCGCTTCATATCCGGGATGCGGCCTCGCCCATGTGTTTCACCAACGGCAAAGGCGCTACCAAAGAAAGTGCCTTGTGTTCCGCGCTGGGCGAGTTCATTGAGCGGTTAAATTGCAACTTCTTCTATAACGACCAGTACTTTGGCGAAGAGATCGCGAACGCTCCCTTTGTGCACTATCCGAATGAACGCTGGTTCCAGCCGGGGCCAAACGATGAGCTGCCCGAAGGCATCCTTGATGACTATTGCCTTCCGATTTACGACCCGGAAGGTGAGCTTGGCGGCTCCAATCTGATCGACACCAACTCCGGCAATGCAGGACGAGGTGTGTGCGCATTGCCGTTCGTTCGCCACTCGGATGGCGAAACGGTGTATTTTCCGTCGAATCTCATTGAAAACCTGTACCTCAGCAACGGCATGAGCGCTGGTAACACGGTATATGAGGCTCAGGTGCAGTGTTTATCGGAAATTTTCGAGCGGGCGGTCAAACGGCAAATTCTTGAAGAGGAAATCGCGCTGCCGGATGTTCCGCAACAGGTACTTGCAAAGTACCCTGACCTGGTTGAAGGCATTCGCGCGCTGGAAGCACAGGGCTTCCCTGTTCTGGTGAAAGACGCCTCGCTCGGAGGGCAGTTCCCGGTCGCTTGCGTCACCCTCATGAACCCGCGAACAGGCGGTGTGTTTGCCTCGTTTGGTGCGCACCCCAGCATGGCCGTTGCGCTGGAGCGGAGCCTGACGGAGCTGCTTCAGGGGCGGAGTTTTGAAGGGCTGAACGACGTTCCTCCTCCCACATTCAACAGCCTGGCGGTATCTGAGCCGAACAACTTTGTCGAACACTTTATCGATTCGACGGGCGTTGTCTCCTGGCGTTTCTTCAGCGCCAAAGCCGATTACGATTTCTGCGAATGGGATTTCTCTGGCACCAACGAGCAGGAGGCGCACACCCTGCTCGATATTCTGAAGGAGCAGGGTAAAGAGGTGTATGTCGCCGTGTACGAAGAGCTGGGCGCACCCGCCTGCCGCATCCTTGTGCCCGGCTACTCGGAAGTTTATCCCGTTGAGGATCTGATTTGGGATAACACCAATAAGGCCCTGGATTACCGCGAGGATATCCTGAACCTTCACCGCCTGAGTGACAACCAGCTGCAGGCACTGCTTGACCGGCTCGAAGAGAGCCAGATCGATGAATACACCGATATCATCACACTGATTGGCATTGAGTTTGATGAAAACACCGTGTGGGGTCAGCTTACGGTTCTGGAACTGAAGCTTCTGATCAACCTGGCGCTGCAGCAGCATGAAGAAGCCCTGGAACGGGTGGAAGCTTTTCTGCAGTTCAACGACAACACCGTTGAAAGAGGGTTGTTCTATCAGGCGATGAATGCCGTGCTGGAAATCGTTCTCGATGAGGAGCTGGAACTGGATGACTACCAGTACAACCTGCAGCGGATGTTTGGCACCGAGACCCTGGGCGCCGTGATTGGTTCGGTAACCGGTGAAGTTCGCTTCCACGGTTTGACGCCGACGAACATGAACCTTGAGGGCCTCGACAAGCACTTGCGCCTGGTTGACAGCTACAGGAAGCTCCACGCGGCGCGAGCCGCCAAGGCTGGCATTCCGTTGTAA
- a CDS encoding DUF4377 domain-containing protein produces the protein MTTELNEGEAVYWVNSLKAECVGVGPMHCLQVQKGETFEPDGWTLFYAPIEGFDYEAGYLYRLVVKEESIPAEQVPADASSIRYTLVRILDKEPDTKLRLNDLWVLESMGGIALALDDERQRPRMELDLAKMSVMGFDGCNNFRGAIERLDSSEIVFGPIAGTRKACVDMRISGQFNQSLNQVRGYTLKGTKLFLLDEAGGELLGFQKTD, from the coding sequence ATGACCACTGAACTAAACGAAGGCGAAGCGGTGTATTGGGTAAACAGCTTGAAAGCCGAGTGCGTTGGCGTTGGGCCTATGCATTGCCTGCAAGTGCAGAAAGGAGAAACCTTTGAGCCAGACGGGTGGACGCTTTTCTACGCGCCCATTGAAGGTTTTGACTATGAAGCGGGCTATCTCTACCGGCTGGTCGTGAAGGAAGAGTCGATTCCTGCAGAGCAAGTGCCTGCGGATGCCTCTTCAATCCGGTATACGCTGGTTCGCATTCTGGACAAGGAACCCGATACCAAGCTGAGGCTCAATGACCTCTGGGTGCTGGAGAGCATGGGGGGGATTGCCCTGGCGCTTGACGATGAGCGGCAGCGACCGCGGATGGAGCTTGATCTCGCCAAAATGTCCGTGATGGGATTCGATGGCTGCAACAATTTCCGTGGCGCCATTGAGCGCCTTGATTCTTCCGAGATCGTTTTCGGCCCCATTGCCGGTACACGAAAGGCCTGTGTCGACATGCGGATATCGGGCCAGTTTAACCAGAGCCTGAACCAGGTGCGCGGTTACACCCTGAAAGGGACTAAATTATTCCTGCTTGATGAAGCGGGTGGCGAACTGCTGGGATTCCAGAAAACGGACTAG
- a CDS encoding VOC family protein — protein sequence MIGYVTIGVSDMARAKAFYTDLLGDFGAKVLLDLDRIAFIGKSMDTPMLAVCTPYNGEPNHPGNGNMFAIPMGSKDAVDQHYKKAIELGATCDGEPGQRIPGQFYGAYVKDLDGNKVAFFYFG from the coding sequence ATGATCGGCTACGTAACGATTGGTGTCAGTGACATGGCGCGGGCCAAAGCCTTCTATACTGACTTATTGGGCGATTTCGGCGCCAAGGTGCTCCTTGATCTGGATCGGATTGCGTTTATCGGAAAGAGTATGGACACTCCGATGCTGGCGGTTTGCACGCCCTACAATGGCGAACCCAATCACCCGGGTAACGGGAATATGTTTGCGATTCCGATGGGCTCCAAGGATGCCGTGGATCAGCACTACAAAAAAGCGATCGAGCTGGGAGCAACTTGTGATGGCGAGCCGGGCCAACGAATTCCCGGGCAGTTTTATGGAGCCTATGTTAAGGACCTGGATGGCAACAAAGTTGCGTTCTTCTATTTTGGTTGA
- a CDS encoding MipA/OmpV family protein has product MGFSAQTAHAADLSVNVRNLPDEGTVVLQVYDDADAFGDFRNPAREVRYPIAPGDSYLIPDVPEGEIAVLVYLDENDNRALDRNFIGIPREPVGLSNNYQPKGPPTFKQASFMMEAGATTNLDIELYKVLGESGQWGVGLGVIGRSSPYVGSNANVIQPIPAITYFGERLQWIGPELRFGILGSDDLRLALTASYRVGAYEEKDSPALAGLGDRESTLMAGLGLIYEWAYGIEFDLGYEHDALDRIGGGSAMARVSRGFQFGSLRLTPELGLNWLSSDLANHDFGVPASASLIGLPEYDVGSTLTAELGVSGFYEITERWRVVLNVAVEELGSDITDSPIVDSDRVLKGFGAITYAF; this is encoded by the coding sequence ATGGGCTTCTCCGCTCAGACAGCTCACGCGGCTGATCTGTCCGTGAACGTTCGGAATCTCCCGGACGAGGGAACCGTCGTGTTGCAGGTATACGACGACGCGGATGCTTTTGGCGATTTCCGCAATCCAGCCCGGGAGGTTCGGTATCCCATCGCTCCCGGCGATTCTTACCTCATCCCCGATGTTCCCGAGGGCGAAATTGCAGTTCTGGTCTATCTGGACGAAAACGACAATCGGGCACTGGACCGAAATTTCATTGGTATCCCCCGTGAGCCGGTGGGGCTGTCCAACAACTACCAGCCCAAGGGGCCGCCCACTTTCAAGCAGGCGAGCTTCATGATGGAGGCAGGCGCAACCACCAACCTGGATATCGAGCTTTATAAGGTGCTGGGGGAGTCCGGGCAATGGGGGGTGGGCCTCGGGGTTATCGGCCGGAGCAGTCCCTATGTGGGTTCAAACGCCAATGTCATTCAACCGATTCCCGCCATCACGTACTTTGGCGAGCGCCTGCAATGGATCGGCCCGGAACTTCGCTTCGGCATCCTCGGTAGTGATGATCTGCGACTTGCCCTCACGGCGTCTTACCGAGTGGGTGCGTACGAGGAAAAAGACAGTCCCGCTCTTGCGGGCCTGGGCGACCGCGAAAGCACATTGATGGCCGGCCTGGGCCTGATCTACGAATGGGCCTACGGCATCGAATTTGACCTGGGCTACGAGCACGATGCTCTCGATCGGATTGGTGGCGGTTCGGCGATGGCGAGAGTTTCCAGAGGGTTTCAATTCGGCAGCCTCCGGCTGACGCCGGAGCTGGGGCTGAACTGGCTCAGCAGCGACCTTGCCAACCATGATTTCGGGGTGCCCGCTTCGGCTTCATTGATCGGCTTGCCTGAGTATGATGTCGGAAGTACGTTGACCGCAGAGCTCGGCGTCAGTGGTTTCTACGAAATAACGGAACGTTGGCGGGTTGTCCTCAATGTCGCGGTAGAGGAGCTTGGCAGTGATATTACTGACAGCCCCATCGTAGACAGCGACCGAGTTCTGAAAGGCTTTGGCGCCATTACTTACGCTTTCTAG
- a CDS encoding D-amino acid dehydrogenase, producing MKRIAVIGGGITGITTAYSLAKRGLDVTVYEKHRYAAMETSFANGGQLSASNAEVWNNWGTVMKGIKWMSRRDAPLLVNPKPSWHKMSWFAEFIAAIPQYEKNTTETTRLAIAARDYLFAWAEEEGIDFDLKKQGILHIYRNKEGFDHASNVSRLLAAGGLERRPVTPDEMRAIEPTLAGTYYGGFYTESDSTGDIHKFTNGLAEAIKRLGVKTNYGHSVIEVSADDQHAWITAHDGDDQTRDTFDGVVICAGVGSRSLAAKLGDRVNIYPVKGYSITVELDDEASQKAAPTVSLLDDETKIVTSRLGDGRFRVAGTAEFSGYNRDIRDDRIRPLTRWVEECFPGVCTRRVVPWAGLRPMLPNMMPRVGGGKLPTVFYNTGHGHLGWTLSAITAHMIADIVEQA from the coding sequence ATGAAACGTATAGCTGTTATTGGTGGTGGTATAACGGGTATCACCACGGCCTATTCCCTCGCCAAGCGCGGACTCGATGTTACCGTTTACGAAAAGCACCGTTATGCCGCGATGGAGACTTCCTTCGCCAACGGTGGCCAGTTGTCTGCATCAAACGCCGAGGTTTGGAACAACTGGGGCACGGTCATGAAGGGCATTAAATGGATGTCCCGCCGGGATGCCCCCTTGCTGGTAAACCCGAAGCCGTCCTGGCATAAAATGAGCTGGTTCGCGGAGTTCATTGCGGCGATTCCCCAGTACGAAAAGAACACCACTGAAACCACCAGGCTGGCGATTGCGGCTCGCGATTATCTGTTTGCCTGGGCGGAAGAAGAGGGCATTGACTTCGACCTCAAGAAGCAGGGCATCCTTCATATTTACCGTAATAAAGAAGGTTTTGATCACGCTTCGAATGTTTCCCGCCTGCTCGCGGCTGGCGGCCTCGAGCGCCGCCCGGTCACGCCAGATGAAATGCGCGCTATCGAGCCCACTCTGGCCGGCACCTATTACGGAGGCTTCTATACCGAGAGCGACTCCACCGGCGATATTCACAAGTTCACCAATGGCTTGGCGGAGGCTATCAAACGCCTTGGCGTGAAAACCAATTATGGCCATTCAGTGATCGAAGTCAGCGCAGACGATCAACATGCCTGGATTACCGCGCACGATGGCGATGACCAGACCCGCGATACCTTTGATGGCGTGGTGATCTGTGCCGGCGTCGGCAGTCGCTCGCTGGCGGCAAAGCTTGGGGACCGCGTCAATATCTATCCTGTGAAGGGTTACTCGATCACGGTTGAACTTGATGACGAGGCATCGCAGAAGGCGGCACCGACGGTAAGCCTGCTGGACGACGAAACAAAAATTGTGACGAGTCGCCTTGGCGATGGTCGGTTCCGGGTGGCAGGCACGGCCGAATTCAGTGGCTACAACCGCGATATTCGTGACGACCGTATTCGACCTCTGACGCGCTGGGTTGAAGAGTGCTTCCCGGGAGTATGTACCCGTCGAGTGGTACCTTGGGCCGGGCTTCGGCCGATGCTGCCGAATATGATGCCCAGGGTAGGGGGCGGCAAGCTGCCGACTGTCTTCTACAACACAGGTCATGGCCATCTCGGCTGGACGCTTTCCGCGATCACTGCCCACATGATTGCGGATATAGTCGAACAAGCGTGA